A single genomic interval of Streptomyces graminofaciens harbors:
- a CDS encoding XdhC family protein — protein sequence MLDIAEELHRWVEQGRDFAVATVVAVGGSAPRQPGAALAVDADGTAIGSVSGGCVEGAVYDLCRQALEDGEPVLERFGYSDEDAFAVGLTCGGIIDIVVTPVRVGDPVRPLVAAALAAAASGEAAAVARIVSGPAELRGRALLVRPAGQYDGGFGAHPELDRTVAAEARAFLDAGRTGTLEIGEQGSRCGAPLTVLVESSVPPPRMIVFGAIDFASALVRVGKFLGYHVTVCDARPVFATRTRFPDADEIVVEWPHTYLERTDVDARTVLCVLTHDAKFDVPLLRLALRLPVAYVGAMGSRRTHLDRNDRLREVGVTELELARLRSPIGLDLGARTPEETALSIAAEIVANRRGGSGVSLTGAHTPIHHDGTPSVTELPSLKVS from the coding sequence ATGCTGGACATCGCCGAAGAGCTGCACCGGTGGGTCGAGCAGGGACGCGACTTCGCCGTGGCCACCGTGGTGGCCGTCGGCGGCAGCGCACCCCGCCAGCCCGGCGCCGCCCTCGCGGTGGACGCCGACGGCACGGCGATCGGCTCGGTCTCCGGCGGTTGCGTGGAGGGGGCGGTCTACGACCTGTGCCGGCAGGCGTTGGAGGACGGGGAGCCGGTCCTCGAACGCTTCGGGTACAGCGACGAGGACGCCTTCGCCGTGGGCCTGACCTGCGGCGGGATCATCGACATCGTCGTGACGCCGGTGCGGGTCGGCGACCCCGTCCGTCCGCTCGTGGCGGCCGCGCTCGCCGCCGCCGCGAGCGGGGAGGCGGCGGCCGTCGCCCGGATAGTCTCCGGCCCGGCGGAACTGCGGGGCCGGGCCCTGCTGGTCCGCCCCGCCGGCCAGTACGACGGCGGCTTCGGCGCCCACCCCGAACTGGACCGCACGGTCGCCGCCGAGGCCCGGGCCTTCCTGGACGCCGGACGCACCGGCACCCTGGAGATCGGAGAGCAGGGCTCTCGTTGCGGAGCACCGCTCACGGTTCTGGTCGAGTCCTCGGTCCCCCCGCCCCGGATGATCGTGTTCGGCGCGATCGACTTCGCCTCCGCGCTCGTCCGCGTAGGCAAGTTCCTCGGCTACCACGTGACCGTCTGCGACGCCCGCCCCGTCTTCGCGACCCGCACGCGCTTCCCGGACGCGGACGAGATCGTCGTCGAGTGGCCGCACACATACCTGGAGCGGACGGACGTGGACGCCCGGACCGTCCTGTGCGTCCTCACCCACGACGCCAAGTTCGACGTACCGCTGCTCCGGCTCGCCCTGCGGCTCCCGGTCGCCTACGTCGGCGCCATGGGCTCACGCCGCACCCACCTCGACCGCAACGACAGGCTGCGCGAGGTCGGCGTCACCGAGCTGGAGCTGGCCCGGCTGCGCTCACCCATCGGCCTCGACCTCGGGGCTCGCACGCCGGAGGAGACGGCCCTGTCCATCGCCGCCGAGATCGTCGCCAACCGACGCGGTGGCAGCGGGGTCTCGCTGACCGGGGCGCACACGCCGATCCACCACGACGGCACCCCGTCCGTGACGGAGCTGCCGAGCCTCAAGGTCTCCTGA
- a CDS encoding FAD binding domain-containing protein, with protein sequence MDFLRPASWEEALAAKAEHPTAVPIAGGTDVMVEINFDHRRPEYLLDLTRIGDLYEWEVGEDTVRLGASVPYTRIMESLRPELPGLALASHTVASPQIRNRGGVGGNLGTASPAGDAHPALLAAGAQVEAESVRGSRLIPIDDFYTGVKRNALAPDELIRAVHIDKADGPQQFSKVGTRNAMVIAVCAFGLALHPSSRTVRTGIGSAAPTPVRAKAAEEFLNAALDEGGFWDNGRIITPSVAKQFAELCSAACNPIDDVRGTASYRRHAVGVMARRTLMWTWESYRGTAAATEGVA encoded by the coding sequence ATGGACTTCCTTCGCCCCGCCAGCTGGGAGGAGGCGCTCGCCGCGAAGGCCGAGCACCCCACCGCTGTGCCGATCGCCGGCGGCACCGATGTGATGGTCGAGATCAACTTCGACCACCGTCGGCCCGAGTATCTGCTCGACCTCACCCGCATCGGCGATCTCTACGAGTGGGAGGTCGGCGAGGACACGGTTCGACTGGGCGCGTCCGTCCCCTACACCCGGATCATGGAGAGCCTCCGTCCCGAGCTGCCCGGCCTCGCCCTGGCCTCGCACACGGTCGCCTCCCCGCAGATCCGCAACCGCGGCGGCGTCGGCGGAAACCTCGGCACCGCCTCCCCGGCCGGCGACGCCCACCCGGCCCTCCTCGCGGCGGGCGCCCAGGTCGAGGCCGAGTCCGTACGGGGCTCCCGGCTCATCCCCATCGACGACTTCTACACCGGCGTCAAGCGCAACGCCCTCGCCCCGGACGAGCTGATCCGCGCCGTGCACATCGACAAGGCCGACGGACCGCAGCAGTTCTCGAAGGTCGGCACGCGCAACGCCATGGTCATCGCCGTGTGCGCCTTCGGGCTCGCCCTGCACCCGTCGTCGCGGACCGTCCGTACCGGCATCGGCTCGGCCGCGCCGACCCCCGTCCGGGCCAAGGCCGCCGAGGAGTTCCTGAACGCGGCGCTCGACGAGGGCGGCTTCTGGGACAACGGCAGGATCATCACCCCGTCGGTCGCCAAGCAGTTCGCCGAGCTGTGCTCCGCCGCCTGCAACCCGATCGACGACGTCCGGGGCACCGCGAGCTACCGCCGCCACGCCGTCGGCGTCATGGCCCGCCGCACGCTGATGTGGACCTGGGAGTCGTACCGCGGCACCGCCGCCGCCACGGAGGGAGTCGCGTAA
- a CDS encoding PucR family transcriptional regulator, translated as MRLRALLDTDALGLRLLGGEDELDRTVRGVMTTDLRDPSRYLSGGELVLTGLAWRRDAADSEPFVRILVGAGVAALAAGEAELGDIPQDLVVACARHRLPLFAVNESVAFATITEHVVRQVSGERAGDLAAVVDRHRRMMISGPAGGGPDVVLDLLGTDLDIRAWVLSPTGRLIAGPKVAGPDLPPELCARLAGDHLAATRTGRRGPHRVLVGTTTYSLFPISGAGRAPVGATHDVRETLLSDWLLAVEADAGDWPAERLDLLYGVTQLIAVERDRRDAARTVRRRLAQEVLELVQAGAAPAEIAARLRVAAPVLLPGLGAAPHWQVVVARVEWDGDDLDGGPVAQALLEEILVDPHSTGPEHSDRIAVAHTGEEAIALVPLPAVSTEHDGSEAGIHADTLLTTVRDPLTAGLDGDGRLTLGVSAAVHSAEGLHGALEEARHARRVAAARPGRVCAAGHQELASHVLLLPFVPDDVRRAFTARLLDPLRDYDRRHRAELIPTLEAFLECDGSWTRCAARLHLHVNTLRYRVGRIEQLTSRDLSRLEDKLDFFLALRMS; from the coding sequence ATGCGCCTGCGCGCACTGCTGGACACCGACGCGCTGGGTCTGCGGCTGCTCGGCGGCGAGGACGAGCTGGACCGCACCGTACGTGGTGTGATGACCACCGACCTCCGGGACCCGAGCCGCTACCTCTCCGGGGGCGAGCTGGTGCTCACGGGCCTGGCCTGGCGCCGGGACGCCGCCGACTCCGAACCCTTCGTACGGATCCTGGTGGGCGCCGGGGTCGCGGCGCTCGCCGCCGGCGAGGCCGAGCTGGGCGACATCCCTCAGGACCTGGTCGTCGCCTGCGCCCGGCACCGGCTGCCGCTGTTCGCCGTCAACGAGTCGGTGGCCTTCGCGACGATCACCGAGCACGTCGTTCGGCAGGTCTCCGGCGAGCGCGCCGGAGACCTGGCGGCCGTGGTGGACCGCCACCGCCGGATGATGATCTCCGGCCCGGCGGGCGGCGGCCCGGACGTGGTCCTGGACCTCCTCGGCACCGATCTGGACATCAGGGCCTGGGTGCTCTCCCCCACCGGCCGCCTGATCGCGGGCCCCAAGGTCGCCGGGCCCGACCTGCCGCCCGAGCTGTGCGCACGCCTGGCGGGCGACCACCTGGCGGCGACGCGCACGGGCCGCCGCGGACCGCACCGCGTGCTCGTCGGCACCACCACGTACTCCCTCTTCCCCATCAGCGGCGCGGGCCGCGCGCCCGTCGGCGCCACCCATGACGTACGCGAGACGCTGCTGTCCGACTGGCTGCTCGCGGTCGAGGCCGACGCCGGGGACTGGCCCGCCGAGCGCCTCGACCTGCTGTACGGCGTCACCCAGCTGATCGCCGTCGAGCGGGACCGCCGCGACGCGGCCCGTACGGTACGGCGCCGACTCGCCCAGGAGGTTCTGGAGCTGGTGCAGGCGGGCGCGGCCCCCGCCGAGATCGCGGCCCGGCTGCGGGTCGCCGCGCCGGTGCTGCTGCCCGGCCTCGGGGCGGCCCCGCACTGGCAGGTGGTCGTGGCCCGGGTGGAATGGGACGGCGACGACCTGGACGGCGGCCCGGTCGCCCAGGCGCTCCTGGAGGAGATCCTGGTGGACCCCCACTCCACCGGCCCCGAGCACTCGGACCGGATCGCCGTGGCTCACACGGGTGAGGAGGCCATCGCGCTCGTCCCGCTCCCGGCGGTCTCCACCGAGCACGACGGCTCCGAGGCCGGCATCCACGCCGACACGCTCCTCACGACCGTACGGGACCCGCTGACGGCGGGCCTGGACGGCGACGGACGGCTCACGCTGGGCGTCAGCGCGGCCGTGCACTCGGCGGAGGGTCTGCACGGGGCGCTGGAGGAGGCCCGGCACGCACGCCGGGTGGCGGCGGCGCGTCCGGGCCGGGTGTGCGCGGCCGGCCACCAGGAACTGGCCTCGCACGTCCTGCTCCTGCCCTTCGTCCCCGACGACGTGCGCCGCGCCTTCACGGCCCGCCTCCTCGACCCCCTGAGGGACTACGACCGCCGCCACCGCGCCGAGCTGATCCCGACCCTGGAGGCGTTCCTGGAGTGCGACGGCTCCTGGACGCGCTGCGCCGCCCGGCTCCACCTGCACGTCAACACACTGCGCTACCGGGTCGGCCGGATCGAACAGTTGACAAGCCGTGACCTCTCCCGCCTGGAGGACAAGCTGGACTTCTTCCTGGCGTTGCGCATGAGTTGA
- a CDS encoding xanthine dehydrogenase family protein molybdopterin-binding subunit, with translation MGTTGLPTNITQGSRTKGGVGESTLRPDGTLKVTGEFAYSSDMWHEDMLWGQILRSTVAHAEIVSIDTAEALATPGVYAVMTYDDLPTDVRHYGLEIQDTPVLAHGKVRHHGEPVAIVAADHPETARRAAAKIKVEYRELPVITDEAAATAPDAVLVHEDRTDHHFGHVPHPNIVHRQPILRGDVAAARERADFVVEGEYVFGMQDQAFLGPESGLAVPAEDGGVDLYIATQWLHADLRQIAPVLGLAEDKVRMTLSGVGGAFGGREDLSMQIHACLLALRTGKPVKIVYNRFESFFGHVHRHPAKLYYEHGATKDGKLTHVKCRIVLDGGAYASSSPAVVGNAASLGAGPYVIDNVDIEAIALYTNNPPCGAMRGFGAVQACFAYEAQMDKLADAVGMDRVEFRQANAMSQGAIMPTGQVVDSPAPVAELLRRVKAMPLPPEQQWLAAGEEADVRQLPGGLSNTTHGEGVVRGVGYAVGIKNVGFSEGFDDYSTARVRMEVVGGEPVATVHTAMAEVGQGGVTVHAQIARTELGVTQVTIVPADTQVGSAGSTSASRQTYVTGGAVKNSCELVREKVLEMGRRRFGSYHPAWATAELLLEGGKVVTDAGEVLADLVDVLGDESVEIEAEWRHRPTEPFDLRTGQGFGHVQYSFAAHRAVVEVDTELGLVKVIELACAQDVGKALNPLSVVGQIQGGTTQGLGIAVMEEIVVDPKTAKVRNPSFTDYLIPTILDTPTIPVDVLELADDHAPYGLRGVGEAPTLSSTPAVLAAIRNATGLELNRTPVRPEHLTGTA, from the coding sequence ATGGGAACCACCGGCCTGCCCACCAACATCACCCAGGGCTCGCGCACCAAGGGCGGCGTCGGCGAGTCCACGCTCCGCCCGGACGGCACCCTCAAGGTCACCGGCGAGTTCGCGTACTCGTCCGACATGTGGCACGAGGACATGCTCTGGGGCCAGATCCTCCGCTCGACGGTCGCCCACGCCGAAATCGTCTCCATCGACACGGCCGAGGCCCTCGCCACGCCCGGTGTCTACGCCGTCATGACGTACGACGACCTGCCGACCGACGTGAGGCACTACGGCCTGGAGATCCAGGACACCCCGGTCCTCGCCCACGGCAAGGTCCGCCACCACGGCGAGCCCGTCGCGATCGTCGCCGCCGACCACCCGGAGACCGCGCGCCGAGCCGCCGCCAAGATCAAGGTGGAGTACCGGGAGCTGCCGGTCATCACCGACGAGGCCGCCGCGACCGCGCCGGACGCGGTCCTCGTGCACGAGGACCGCACCGACCACCACTTCGGCCATGTCCCGCACCCGAACATCGTCCACCGCCAGCCGATCCTCCGCGGCGACGTGGCGGCGGCCCGGGAGCGCGCGGACTTCGTCGTCGAGGGCGAGTACGTCTTCGGCATGCAGGACCAGGCGTTCCTCGGCCCCGAGTCCGGGCTCGCGGTTCCGGCGGAGGACGGCGGCGTCGACCTCTACATCGCCACGCAGTGGCTGCACGCCGACCTGCGCCAGATCGCACCCGTCCTCGGCCTGGCGGAGGACAAGGTCCGGATGACGCTGTCGGGCGTGGGCGGCGCCTTCGGCGGGCGCGAGGACCTCTCGATGCAGATCCACGCCTGTCTGCTCGCGCTGCGCACGGGCAAGCCGGTCAAGATCGTCTACAACCGTTTCGAGTCCTTCTTCGGACACGTCCACCGCCACCCGGCGAAGCTGTACTACGAGCACGGGGCGACGAAGGACGGCAAGCTCACCCACGTGAAGTGCCGGATCGTCCTCGACGGCGGCGCCTACGCCTCCTCCTCACCTGCCGTCGTGGGCAACGCGGCCTCCCTCGGCGCGGGCCCGTACGTCATCGACAACGTCGACATCGAGGCCATCGCCCTCTACACCAACAACCCGCCCTGCGGCGCCATGCGCGGCTTCGGCGCGGTCCAGGCGTGCTTCGCCTACGAGGCCCAGATGGACAAGCTGGCCGACGCGGTGGGTATGGACCGGGTCGAGTTCCGCCAGGCCAACGCCATGTCGCAGGGCGCGATCATGCCGACCGGGCAGGTCGTCGACTCCCCGGCGCCGGTCGCCGAACTCCTGCGCCGAGTCAAGGCGATGCCGCTGCCGCCGGAGCAGCAGTGGCTCGCGGCGGGTGAGGAGGCGGACGTACGGCAACTGCCGGGCGGTCTGTCCAACACCACGCACGGCGAGGGCGTCGTACGCGGCGTCGGCTACGCGGTCGGCATCAAGAACGTCGGCTTCTCCGAGGGCTTCGACGACTACTCGACCGCCCGTGTCCGCATGGAGGTCGTGGGCGGCGAGCCCGTCGCCACCGTCCACACGGCCATGGCGGAGGTCGGCCAGGGCGGTGTCACCGTCCACGCGCAGATCGCCCGCACCGAACTGGGCGTCACCCAGGTGACGATCGTCCCGGCGGACACCCAGGTGGGCTCGGCCGGTTCGACGTCGGCCTCCCGGCAGACGTACGTCACCGGCGGCGCCGTCAAGAACTCCTGCGAGCTGGTCCGCGAGAAGGTCCTGGAGATGGGCCGGCGCCGGTTCGGCTCGTACCACCCCGCGTGGGCCACGGCCGAACTGCTCCTGGAGGGCGGCAAGGTCGTCACCGACGCCGGGGAGGTCCTCGCCGACCTGGTGGACGTGCTGGGCGACGAGTCGGTCGAGATCGAGGCGGAGTGGCGGCACCGGCCGACGGAGCCCTTCGACCTCCGTACCGGGCAGGGCTTCGGGCACGTCCAGTACAGCTTCGCCGCACACCGGGCGGTCGTCGAGGTCGACACCGAGCTGGGCCTGGTCAAGGTCATCGAACTGGCCTGCGCCCAGGACGTCGGCAAGGCCCTCAACCCGCTGTCCGTGGTGGGCCAGATCCAGGGCGGCACGACCCAGGGCCTCGGCATCGCGGTCATGGAGGAGATCGTCGTCGACCCGAAGACCGCGAAGGTCCGCAACCCCTCCTTCACCGACTACCTCATCCCCACGATCCTCGACACGCCGACCATCCCCGTCGACGTGCTCGAACTGGCCGACGACCACGCGCCGTACGGGCTGCGCGGCGTCGGCGAGGCCCCGACCCTGTCATCGACTCCGGCCGTCCTGGCGGCGATCCGGAACGCGACGGGGTTGGAGCTGAACAGGACGCCGGTACGCCCGGAACACCTGACGGGTACGGCGTAG
- a CDS encoding (2Fe-2S)-binding protein, which yields MRVNFTVNGRPQEADDVWEGESLLYVLRERLGLPGSKNACEQGECGSCTVRLDGVPVCSCLVAAGQAEGREVVTVEGLADFAKQRAEGCGTGACGASGTSLDDAKHWQAKGTDSQTGEGGELSPIQQAFIDAGAVQCGFCTPGLLVAADEMLERTPNPSDADIREALSGNLCRCTGYEKIMDAVRLAAARQSEGV from the coding sequence ATGCGCGTCAATTTCACGGTCAACGGCCGTCCGCAGGAAGCCGACGACGTGTGGGAGGGCGAGTCCCTGCTGTACGTGCTGAGGGAGCGGCTCGGACTCCCCGGTTCCAAGAACGCGTGCGAGCAGGGCGAGTGCGGCTCGTGCACCGTCCGCCTGGACGGCGTACCGGTGTGTTCGTGTCTGGTCGCGGCCGGGCAGGCGGAGGGGCGCGAGGTCGTCACGGTCGAGGGGCTGGCGGACTTCGCCAAGCAGCGGGCCGAGGGATGCGGGACGGGCGCCTGCGGGGCGTCGGGGACTTCGCTCGACGATGCCAAGCACTGGCAGGCCAAGGGCACCGACTCGCAGACCGGCGAAGGCGGGGAACTCTCCCCGATCCAGCAGGCGTTCATCGACGCCGGTGCCGTGCAGTGCGGCTTCTGCACGCCCGGGCTGCTGGTCGCCGCCGACGAGATGCTGGAGCGCACCCCGAACCCGAGCGACGCGGACATCCGCGAGGCGCTCTCGGGCAACCTGTGCCGCTGCACCGGCTACGAGAAGATCATGGACGCGGTCCGCCTCGCGGCCGCCCGGCAGTCCGAAGGGGTCTGA
- a CDS encoding GntR family transcriptional regulator — protein MPDQAGPRTRPAFAASTPDPRRATRTDPLRVPAQPGVADVDRERGIAADGGTRSRDDAARGEHTHSETPIPLPPPRIEEPPVPARGPGRPVVQRASVRGQILDALRAALAAGELTPGEVYSAPALGEQFGVSATPVREAMQQLAIEGAVEVVPNRGFRVVRRGARELAELAEVRALLQVPVILRLARTLPADSWAELRPLAEETARAASSGCRATYAGADRAFHRGLLGLAGNEQLVQLSDDLHRRTQLPLPTAPMTGPRTELLADAAEHIALLDALVAGDLDAVECLVERHFGATAV, from the coding sequence GTGCCCGACCAGGCCGGACCGCGTACGCGCCCCGCCTTCGCCGCGAGCACTCCGGACCCCCGCCGGGCCACCCGCACGGATCCCCTGCGAGTGCCCGCGCAGCCCGGGGTGGCGGACGTGGACCGGGAACGGGGCATCGCGGCGGACGGCGGTACCAGGTCGCGGGACGACGCGGCCCGGGGTGAGCACACCCACAGCGAGACCCCCATTCCCCTTCCTCCGCCCCGGATCGAGGAGCCGCCCGTTCCGGCCCGAGGGCCCGGCCGCCCGGTCGTGCAGCGGGCCTCCGTGCGCGGGCAGATCCTCGACGCGCTGCGCGCCGCCCTCGCCGCCGGGGAGCTGACGCCCGGCGAGGTGTACTCGGCGCCCGCGCTCGGCGAACAGTTCGGGGTCTCGGCGACCCCGGTGCGCGAGGCGATGCAGCAACTCGCCATAGAGGGCGCCGTCGAGGTCGTGCCCAACCGCGGCTTCCGCGTCGTCCGGCGTGGCGCCCGCGAGCTGGCCGAACTGGCGGAGGTGCGGGCGCTGCTCCAGGTGCCGGTGATCCTGCGGCTGGCCCGTACGCTGCCGGCCGACAGCTGGGCCGAACTGCGGCCGCTCGCCGAGGAGACGGCCCGCGCGGCCTCCTCCGGCTGCCGGGCGACGTACGCCGGGGCTGACCGCGCCTTCCACCGGGGGCTGCTCGGACTCGCCGGCAACGAACAGCTCGTCCAGCTCTCGGACGACCTGCACCGGCGTACGCAACTGCCGTTGCCCACCGCCCCGATGACCGGCCCGCGCACCGAACTGCTGGCCGACGCCGCCGAACACATCGCCCTGCTGGACGCGTTGGTGGCGGGCGACCTGGACGCGGTGGAGTGCCTGGTGGAGCGGCACTTCGGGGCGACGGCGGTCTAG
- a CDS encoding pyruvate carboxylase → MLQKVLVANRGEIAIRAFRAGYEVGARTVAVFPHEDRNSLHRLKADEAYEIGEPGHPVRAYLSVEEIMRAARLAGADAVYPGYGFLSENPELARACEEAGITFVGPSAHILELTGNKARAVAAARAAGVPVLGSSEPSTEVDELVRAADDIGFPVFVKAVAGGGGRGMRRVEDPAALRESIEAASREAASAFGDPTVFLEKAVVEPRHIEVQILADGHGNVIHLFERDCSVQRRHQKVIELAPAPNLDPALRDRICADAVRFAREIGYRNAGTVEFLLDRDGNHVFIEMNPRIQVEHTVTEEVTDVDLVQSQLRIAAGATLADLGLSQETVTLRGAALQCRITTEDPANGFRPDTGRISAYRSPGGSGIRLDGGTTHAGTEISAHFDSMLVKLTCRGRDFTTAVNRARRAVAEFRIRGVATNIPFLQAVLDDPDFQAGNVTTSFIEQRPHLLTSRHSADRGTKLLTYLADVTVNKPNGPRPDLIDPSTKLPRPTAAEPPAGSKQKLVELGPDGFARWLRESPTIGVTDTTFRDAHQSLLATRVRTKDMLAVAPVVARTLPQLLSLECWGGATYDVALRFLAEDPWERLAAFRAAAPNICLQMLLRGRNTVGYTPYPTEVTDAFVQEATETGIDIFRIFDALNDVGQMRPAIDAVRATGTAVAEVALCYTSDLSNPAEQLYTLDYYLRLAEQIVEAGAHVLAVKDMAGLLRAPAATKLVSALRREFDLPVHIHTHDTAGGQLATYLAAVQAGADAVDGAVASMAGTTSQPSLSAIVAATDYSDRPTGLDLRAVGDLEPYWESVRRIYAPFEAGLASPTGRVYDHEIPGGQLSNLRTQAVALGLGDRFEDIEAMYTAADRILGHLVKVTPSSKVVGDLALHLVGAGVTPADFEATPDRFDIPDSVIGFLRGELGTPPGGWPEPFRSKALQGRADAKPVQDLTAEDRTGLEKDRRTTLNRLLFPGPTREFETHRQTYGDTSVLDSKDFFYGLGPGKEYAVDLEPGVRLLIGLEAVGEADERGMRTVMSTLNGQLRPIQIRDKAASSDLPVTEKADRSNPGHVAAPFAGVVTLAVAEGDEVAAGATVATIEAMKMEATITVPKAGRVSRLAINKIQQVEGGDLLVEIV, encoded by the coding sequence ATGCTCCAAAAGGTACTGGTCGCCAACCGTGGCGAGATCGCGATCCGCGCGTTCCGCGCCGGCTATGAAGTGGGCGCGCGGACCGTCGCCGTCTTCCCCCACGAGGACCGCAACTCGCTGCACCGGCTCAAGGCCGACGAGGCCTACGAGATCGGCGAACCGGGGCACCCCGTGCGGGCCTATCTCTCCGTCGAGGAGATCATGCGCGCCGCCCGGCTGGCGGGCGCCGACGCCGTCTATCCGGGCTACGGGTTCCTCTCCGAGAACCCCGAGCTGGCCCGGGCCTGTGAGGAGGCGGGCATCACGTTCGTCGGGCCCAGCGCCCACATCCTCGAACTGACCGGCAACAAGGCGCGCGCGGTGGCCGCCGCCCGCGCCGCCGGCGTACCGGTCCTCGGCTCCTCCGAGCCCTCCACCGAAGTCGACGAACTGGTCCGCGCCGCCGACGACATCGGCTTCCCCGTGTTCGTCAAGGCGGTCGCCGGCGGCGGCGGACGCGGTATGCGCCGCGTCGAGGACCCCGCCGCGCTGCGCGAGTCCATCGAGGCGGCGTCCCGCGAGGCCGCCTCCGCCTTCGGCGACCCCACCGTCTTCCTGGAGAAGGCCGTCGTCGAGCCCCGCCACATCGAGGTGCAGATCCTCGCCGACGGCCACGGCAACGTCATCCACCTCTTCGAACGCGACTGTTCGGTGCAGCGCCGCCACCAGAAGGTCATCGAACTGGCCCCGGCACCGAACCTCGACCCGGCCCTGCGCGACCGGATCTGCGCGGACGCCGTACGGTTCGCCCGGGAGATCGGCTACCGCAACGCGGGCACCGTCGAGTTCCTCCTCGACCGCGACGGCAACCACGTCTTCATCGAGATGAACCCCCGTATCCAGGTCGAGCACACGGTCACCGAGGAGGTCACCGACGTCGACCTCGTGCAGTCCCAGCTCCGCATCGCCGCCGGGGCCACCCTCGCCGACCTCGGGCTCTCCCAGGAGACCGTGACGCTGCGCGGCGCCGCGCTCCAGTGCCGTATCACCACCGAGGACCCCGCCAACGGCTTCCGCCCGGACACCGGCCGCATCAGCGCCTACCGCTCACCCGGCGGCTCCGGCATCCGTCTCGACGGCGGCACCACCCACGCCGGTACGGAGATCAGCGCCCACTTCGACTCCATGCTGGTCAAACTGACCTGCCGGGGCCGGGACTTCACCACCGCCGTCAACCGGGCCCGGCGTGCGGTCGCCGAGTTCCGCATCCGGGGCGTCGCCACGAACATCCCGTTTTTGCAGGCCGTCCTCGACGACCCGGACTTCCAGGCCGGCAACGTCACCACGTCGTTCATCGAGCAGCGCCCGCACCTGCTCACCTCCCGCCACTCCGCCGACCGGGGCACCAAGCTGCTCACCTATCTGGCCGACGTGACGGTCAACAAGCCGAACGGCCCGCGCCCCGACCTGATCGACCCGTCCACCAAGCTGCCTAGGCCCACCGCCGCCGAACCCCCGGCCGGCTCGAAGCAGAAGCTCGTCGAACTCGGCCCGGACGGCTTCGCCCGCTGGCTGCGCGAGTCGCCGACCATCGGCGTCACCGACACCACCTTCCGGGACGCCCACCAGTCGCTGCTCGCCACCCGGGTCCGTACGAAGGACATGCTCGCCGTCGCCCCCGTGGTCGCCCGGACCCTGCCGCAGCTGCTCTCCCTGGAGTGCTGGGGCGGCGCCACCTACGACGTCGCCCTCCGCTTCCTCGCCGAGGACCCCTGGGAGCGACTGGCCGCCTTCCGGGCCGCCGCGCCCAACATCTGCCTCCAGATGCTGCTGCGCGGCCGCAACACCGTCGGGTACACGCCGTACCCGACCGAGGTGACCGACGCCTTCGTCCAGGAGGCCACCGAGACCGGCATCGACATCTTCCGGATCTTCGACGCGCTCAACGACGTGGGCCAGATGCGGCCCGCCATCGACGCCGTACGAGCCACCGGAACGGCCGTCGCCGAGGTCGCCCTCTGCTACACCTCCGATCTCTCCAACCCCGCCGAGCAGCTCTACACGCTCGACTACTACCTCCGGCTGGCCGAGCAGATCGTCGAGGCGGGCGCCCACGTGCTGGCCGTCAAGGACATGGCGGGACTGCTGCGCGCCCCGGCCGCCACGAAACTCGTCTCCGCCCTGCGCCGCGAGTTCGACCTGCCGGTGCACATCCACACCCACGACACGGCGGGCGGCCAGCTCGCCACCTACCTCGCCGCGGTCCAGGCCGGCGCCGACGCCGTCGACGGTGCCGTGGCGTCCATGGCGGGCACCACCTCGCAGCCGTCGCTGTCGGCCATCGTGGCCGCGACCGACTACTCCGACCGGCCCACCGGCCTCGACCTGCGGGCCGTCGGCGACCTGGAGCCCTACTGGGAGAGCGTCCGCCGGATCTACGCGCCCTTCGAGGCGGGCCTCGCCTCACCCACCGGCCGCGTCTACGACCACGAGATCCCCGGCGGCCAGCTCTCCAACCTCCGCACCCAGGCCGTCGCGCTCGGCCTCGGCGACCGCTTCGAGGACATCGAGGCCATGTACACCGCCGCCGACCGCATCCTCGGCCACCTGGTGAAGGTCACCCCCTCCTCCAAGGTGGTCGGCGACCTCGCCCTGCACCTCGTCGGCGCCGGAGTGACACCTGCCGACTTCGAGGCCACGCCCGACCGGTTCGACATCCCCGACTCCGTCATCGGGTTCCTGCGCGGTGAGCTGGGCACCCCGCCCGGCGGCTGGCCCGAGCCGTTCCGCAGCAAGGCCCTCCAGGGCCGCGCCGACGCCAAGCCCGTCCAGGACCTCACCGCCGAGGACCGCACGGGCCTGGAGAAGGACCGGCGCACCACCCTCAACCGGCTGCTGTTCCCCGGCCCGACCCGCGAGTTCGAGACCCACCGCCAGACCTACGGCGACACCAGCGTCCTCGACAGCAAGGACTTCTTCTACGGCCTCGGCCCGGGCAAGGAGTACGCCGTCGACCTGGAGCCCGGCGTGCGGCTCCTCATCGGCCTGGAGGCCGTCGGCGAGGCGGACGAACGCGGTATGCGCACCGTGATGTCCACCCTGAACGGCCAGCTCCGCCCCATCCAGATCCGCGACAAGGCCGCCTCCTCCGACCTCCCCGTCACCGAGAAGGCCGACCGCTCCAACCCCGGCCATGTCGCCGCCCCGTTCGCCGGCGTGGTCACCCTCGCGGTCGCCGAGGGCGACGAGGTCGCGGCCGGCGCCACGGTCGCCACCATCGAGGCCATGAAGATGGAGGCCACGATCACCGTCCCGAAGGCCGGACGGGTGTCCCGCCTGGCCATCAACAAGATCCAGCAGGTGGAGGGCGGCGACCTGCTCGTCGAGATCGTCTGA